Proteins from a genomic interval of Phocoena phocoena chromosome 20, mPhoPho1.1, whole genome shotgun sequence:
- the ZNF613 gene encoding zinc finger protein 613: MKMIKDQGSLTLEDVAVDFTWEEWQLLAPAQKDLYRDVMLENYSNLLSVGYQASKPDALSRLKRGEPWPVEDEIHSQICPEMRKDDCLLQEDLQNQRCPKRMEQCHEHNALGNIVHQSKSNFPLRQNHDMLNFHGKTLKSNLSLVNQNRSYGVKNPLGDEESFLHAKHEQFHSEMKFTECGSSMNTNSQFIKHLGTQKINKPHLCTECGKAFIKRSRLIDHQRVHTGEKPHGCSICGKAFSRKSRLTEHQKTHIGEKRYTCTECDKAFPKKSRLLIHQKTHTGEKPYVCEECGKGFIKKSRLINHQRVHTGEKPHGCSLCDKAFSRKSRLIEHQRTHTGEKPYECTECDKAFRWKSQLNAHQKTHTGEKSYICSDCGKGFIQKGNLIVHQRTHTGEKPYICNECGKGFIQKGNLLIHQRTHTGEKPYVCTECGKGFSQKTCLISHQRFHTGKTPFVCTECGKSCSHKSGLINHQRIHTGEKPYACSDCGKAFRDKSCLNRHRRTHTGERPYGCTDCGKAFSHLSCLVYHKGMLHAREKRGDSVKLENPFSESPSSSRSSDIIQGKNPVNVVSVHTPSVAAETPFHSDGFLADRNVVALVGQPGATGAVSADNSICTEEKPNECGECGSTFSDQLCHILHHRKHTEVNCDTVKVENP; encoded by the exons ATGAAAATGATCAAGGACCAG GGATCGCTGACGCTGGAGGATGTGGCCGTGGACTTCACGTGGGAGGAGTGGCAGCTCCTGGCCCCTGCTCAGAAGGACCTGTACCGGGACGTGATGCTGGAGAACTATAGCAACCTGCTGTCCGTTG GGTATCAAGCCAGCAAGCCGGATGCTCTCTCCAGATTGAAACGAGGAGAACCGTGGCCAGTAGAAGATGAAATCCACAGTCAAATCTGTCCAG aAATGAGGAAAGATGACTGTCTTCTGCAGGAGGACTTGCAAAATCAAAGATGTCCAAAAAGAATGGAACAATGTCATGAACATAATGCACTTGGGAACATTGTTCATCAGAGCAAAAGTAACTTTCCTTTAAGGCAAAATCATGATATGTTGAACTTTCATGGGAAAACACTGAAATCAAATTTAAGTTTAGTCAACCAGAACAGAAGCTATGGAGTAAAGAACCCTCTTGGAGATGAGGAATCCTTCCTCCATGCAAAGCATGAGCAATTTCATAGTGAAATGAAATTTACCGAATGTGGAAGTTCTATGAACACGAATTCACAGTTCATTAAGCATCTAGGAACTCAGAAGATAAATAAACCCCACTTATGCactgaatgtgggaaagctttcaTCAAGAGGTCCCGCCTCATTGATCATCAGAGAGTGCACACAGGAGAAAAACCTCATGGATGCAGTAtatgtgggaaagccttctccAGAAAGTCCAGGCTCACTGAACACCAGAAAACCCATATAGGAGAGAAACGGTATACATGCACTGAATGTGACAAAGCCTTCCCCAAGAAATCACGGCTGCTTATTCATCAGAAAACTCATACAGGAGAAAAACCCTACGTATGCGAGGAATGTGGAAAAGGCTTCATCAAGAAGTCTCGgctcattaatcatcagagagttcatacaggagagaaacctcATGGGTGCAGTCTATGCGACAAAGCATTCTCCAGGAAGTCCCGGCTCATCGAACATCAGAGAACTCAtacaggagaaaaaccatatgaatgCACTGAATGTGACAAAGCCTTCCGCTGGAAATCACAGCTTAATGCACACCAGAAAACTCATACAGGAGAGAAATCATATATATGCAGTGATTGTGGAAAAGGCTTCATTCAGAAGGGCAATCTCATTGTACATCAGCgaactcacactggagagaaaccctatataTGCAATGAATGTGGAAAAGGCTTCATCCAGAAGGGCAATCTCCTCATACATCAACgaactcacactggagagaaaccctatgtaTGCACTGAATGTGGGAAAGGCTTCAGCCAGAAAACATGCCTCATCTCACATCAGAGATTTCACACTGGAAAGACTCCCTTTGTATGTACCGAATGTGGAAAATCGTGTTCACACAAGTCTGGCCTCATTAaccatcagagaattcacacaggagagaaaccctacgCATGCAGTgactgtgggaaagccttcagggATAAGTCGTGCCTCAATAGACATCGGAGAACTCATACAGGAGAGAGACCCTATGGATGCACTGACTGTGGGAAAGCCTTCTCCCACTTGTCATGCCTCGTGTACCACAAAGGGATGCTGCATGCAAGAGAGAAACGTGGAGATTCAGTCAAGTTGGAAAATCCTTTCTCAGAGAGTCCCAGCTCATCACGTTCGAGTGATATCATACAGGGGAAAAACCCTGTTAATGTGGTGAGCGTGCACACACCTTCTGTGGCAGCTGAGACTCCATTCCACAGTGATGGGTTCCTAGCAGATAGGAATGTAGTAGCCCTTGTGGGACAGCCAGGTGCCACAGGTGCAGTGTCAGCAGATAATAGCATTTGCACGGAAGAAAAACCTAATGAATGCGGTGAGTGTGGTAGCACCTTCAGTGATCaattatgtcatattttacatcacaGAAAACACACAGAAGTAAACTGTGATACAGTGAAGGTGGAAAACCCTTGA